In Kordia antarctica, the following proteins share a genomic window:
- a CDS encoding pirin family protein, which produces MKTTYHKANTRGKADHGWLKSQHSFSFANYHNPERMGFGKLRVLNDDIVQPNMGFGKHPHQNMEIISIPLSGALSHKDTMDNKREITVGEVQVMSAGTGLQHSEFNDSKTDEVSFLQLWIQPETKNVTPRYEQKKFDQTKQKNNFQTLVSPQNNIIVDSLWIHQQAYISLGNFDEGKTINFKLQDASNGIYIFLLEGEISVANETLETRDAIGISDATTVEIQTNKKSKILVIEVPMN; this is translated from the coding sequence ATGAAAACAACATATCACAAAGCAAACACGCGCGGAAAAGCAGATCACGGTTGGCTAAAAAGTCAGCACAGTTTCAGTTTTGCAAATTACCACAATCCTGAACGCATGGGATTTGGAAAGCTTAGAGTCTTAAATGACGATATTGTACAACCAAATATGGGCTTCGGGAAACATCCGCATCAAAACATGGAAATCATTTCTATTCCGTTGAGTGGCGCACTTTCTCACAAAGATACAATGGACAATAAACGTGAAATTACGGTTGGAGAAGTTCAAGTAATGTCCGCAGGAACTGGATTGCAGCATTCTGAATTCAACGATAGTAAAACTGATGAAGTGAGCTTTTTACAATTATGGATTCAACCCGAAACAAAAAATGTAACGCCGCGTTATGAGCAAAAAAAGTTTGATCAAACAAAACAAAAAAACAATTTTCAAACCTTAGTTTCTCCACAAAATAATATCATAGTCGATTCTTTATGGATTCATCAGCAAGCATACATTTCATTAGGTAACTTTGATGAAGGAAAAACTATCAATTTCAAACTCCAAGATGCTTCAAACGGAATCTACATATTCTTGCTTGAAGGTGAAATCTCAGTTGCTAATGAAACATTGGAAACTAGAGACGCAATTGGAATTTCGGATGCGACAACTGTAGAAATTCAAACCAACAAAAAATCTAAAATTCTAGTCATAGAAGTTCCCATGAATTAA